The following proteins are encoded in a genomic region of Maribacter hydrothermalis:
- a CDS encoding ribonuclease HII, translating to MLFKFYKNSNETGTDEAGRGCLAGPVTAAAVILPENFENQILTDSKLLSEGKRSLLEPILKRECVTYGIAHIQPRIIEDINILNASILAMHNAIELLSKTPSHIIVDGNKFKTYKNIEHTCIIKGDSKYMSIAAASVLAKTARDAYMLQIHEEYPMYNWKKNKGYPTKEHRAAIKKYGATKYHRMSFKLLADNLP from the coding sequence ATGCTTTTTAAATTTTACAAAAACTCTAACGAAACAGGCACAGATGAAGCTGGAAGAGGATGCTTAGCAGGACCTGTTACCGCTGCCGCAGTCATTTTACCCGAGAACTTTGAAAACCAAATTCTAACAGATTCCAAGCTATTATCCGAAGGAAAAAGATCACTTTTAGAGCCAATTTTAAAGCGAGAATGTGTTACTTATGGTATTGCTCATATTCAACCTAGAATAATTGAGGATATCAACATTTTAAATGCTTCTATTTTGGCGATGCACAATGCCATAGAATTATTATCTAAAACTCCTTCGCATATTATTGTAGACGGTAATAAATTTAAAACATATAAGAATATAGAACATACCTGTATTATAAAAGGTGATTCAAAATATATGAGTATTGCTGCTGCATCAGTCCTAGCTAAAACAGCTCGCGATGCTTACATGCTCCAAATCCATGAAGAATACCCTATGTACAATTGGAAAAAAAATAAAGGATATCCAACAAAAGAACACAGGGCGGCTATTAAAAAATACGGGGCTACAAAATATCATAGAATGAGCTTTAAGCTTTTAGCCGACAACTTACCTTAG
- a CDS encoding kelch repeat-containing protein — METTNSEMGGFASHSITQFNDQLWLVGGDNNNTAPWTLHSEVWKSKNGKNWKLVTSNQFDNRKNHSLLVFKDKMWLIGGINNAGEILSDIWNTTDGIHWNNVKSLNP; from the coding sequence TTGGAGACTACAAACAGTGAAATGGGTGGATTTGCATCTCATTCTATAACTCAATTTAATGACCAACTTTGGTTAGTAGGTGGAGACAATAATAATACAGCACCTTGGACATTACATTCAGAAGTTTGGAAGAGTAAAAATGGCAAAAACTGGAAGCTAGTTACTTCAAACCAATTCGACAATCGAAAAAACCACTCTTTACTGGTATTTAAAGATAAAATGTGGCTTATTGGTGGAATAAATAACGCTGGCGAAATTTTAAGTGATATCTGGAATACAACAGATGGCATTCACTGGAACAACGTAAAATCACTAAATCCTTAA
- a CDS encoding kelch repeat-containing protein gives MNHTATVFEGKVWVIGGQSSNKLGARTFYGDVWYSNDMKYWYKYDKNNHFLKGYIATKVYCSITNYGYLGDIAQIAQ, from the coding sequence ATAAACCATACCGCGACTGTTTTTGAAGGAAAAGTTTGGGTTATTGGCGGACAGAGTTCAAATAAATTAGGCGCACGTACATTCTATGGAGATGTCTGGTATTCAAATGATATGAAGTATTGGTATAAATATGACAAAAACAACCACTTCTTAAAGGGTTACATAGCCACGAAAGTTTATTGTTCAATAACAAATTATGGATATTTGGGGGATATCGCCCAGATAGCTCAATGA
- a CDS encoding collagen-like protein, which yields MKTTTNFIKCAILIFAITITSCSKDGDIGPIGPQGEQGIQGDQGPAGEDGEDGEGIGIPGPQGEQGPAGENGTDGTNGMDGTNGTDGTNGEDGEDGNANVATYTYDLSSESGSTIVVTAPVLTQEVIDNDLILGYLLKRRHHYTPIPAPIYAFGLNDNSDIAVEINLNRYWMYFYEVGTENFKSVSAGQLDELKLVVIESNSTTSGKSSKENMVSRLKSAGVDTNDYYAVMDYFGLDY from the coding sequence ATGAAGACTACAACAAATTTTATCAAATGTGCGATTTTGATATTCGCAATTACAATTACATCATGCTCAAAAGATGGAGACATTGGCCCTATAGGCCCACAAGGTGAACAAGGAATTCAAGGTGACCAAGGACCCGCGGGTGAAGATGGAGAAGATGGGGAAGGAATAGGTATTCCAGGACCTCAAGGTGAACAAGGCCCGGCTGGAGAAAACGGTACAGACGGAACAAATGGGATGGACGGCACAAATGGCACTGACGGGACTAATGGCGAAGATGGAGAAGATGGTAATGCCAACGTAGCAACATATACCTACGACCTTTCATCCGAATCTGGATCAACTATCGTAGTTACTGCACCTGTTTTAACTCAAGAAGTAATTGACAACGACCTAATTCTTGGTTATCTTTTAAAAAGGCGGCACCATTACACTCCAATCCCAGCTCCTATATATGCTTTTGGACTTAATGATAATAGTGACATAGCGGTTGAAATAAACTTGAACAGATATTGGATGTACTTTTACGAAGTTGGTACAGAGAACTTTAAATCAGTAAGTGCTGGTCAATTAGATGAACTTAAACTGGTGGTCATAGAATCTAACAGCACCACCTCTGGAAAATCAAGCAAGGAAAATATGGTATCGCGTTTGAAATCTGCAGGAGTTGATACTAATGATTACTACGCAGTAATGGATTATTTTGGGCTAGATTATTAA
- a CDS encoding helix-turn-helix transcriptional regulator: protein MFISVSTVKTHINNLYKKLKVNSRDEIKQRFQ from the coding sequence ATGTTTATTAGCGTAAGCACAGTAAAGACTCATATTAATAACCTTTATAAGAAACTCAAGGTTAATTCTAGAGATGAAATAAAACAGCGATTTCAATAG
- a CDS encoding thioredoxin family protein — MKLSFLITTLLLGFACNLHAQNINKEITIDVKQPYLVGEISILGLSSNSYNTWFQPNFESYKTNTGKLERIKEVLKTYQVLIFMGTWCGDSKREVPRFIRILKSIDFPMENLKIVALDKSKNSYKKSPQGEEWGLNIRRVPTFIFYKNGREINRIIESPITTLEDDIVKIILHENISQTIRQHYILTSKNVTIQLL, encoded by the coding sequence ATGAAATTATCATTTTTAATTACCACATTACTTTTAGGTTTTGCCTGTAACCTACATGCTCAAAACATAAATAAAGAAATTACCATTGATGTTAAACAACCTTATTTAGTAGGCGAAATATCTATTTTAGGGCTTTCATCTAACTCCTATAATACGTGGTTTCAGCCCAATTTTGAGAGTTATAAAACCAATACTGGCAAACTTGAACGCATAAAAGAAGTATTAAAGACTTATCAAGTATTAATTTTTATGGGTACGTGGTGTGGTGATAGTAAACGTGAAGTCCCCAGATTTATAAGGATTTTAAAATCTATAGACTTCCCAATGGAAAACCTTAAAATAGTCGCGCTTGACAAAAGTAAAAACTCCTATAAAAAAAGTCCGCAAGGCGAGGAATGGGGGTTAAATATTAGAAGAGTCCCTACATTTATCTTTTACAAAAATGGAAGGGAAATAAATAGAATAATTGAAAGTCCAATTACTACTTTAGAAGATGATATTGTCAAAATTATTCTTCATGAAAATATATCCCAAACTATTCGACAACACTACATTTTGACTAGCAAAAACGTAACAATCCAATTATTATAA
- a CDS encoding zinc-dependent metalloprotease, whose protein sequence is MNKKLLFKLFLLFCIFGFQSADAQIFKKKKKDTEKEADKTSKDKIQPYDKVITKEAVSDNGLFTTHVVDENHFFEIPDTLFNKEMLMVSRISKTASGIGFGGGKINTQVLRWEKKDKKVLLRVVSHDVVAADSLPVHEAVVNSNFEPVLYSFEIKALKKDSLNPATVIEVNDIFTKDTKAFGMPEQYRKRYKVSRLDEGKGYIESIKSYPLNVEIRHVKTYVAGDAPSNQTLGSISIEINNSMVLLPKEPMKRRYFDERVGWFARGQIDYGLDAQESKTIKFLDRWRLEVKDEDIEKYNNGELVEPKKQIVYYVDRATPKKWLPFIKQGIEDWQVAFEAAGFKNAIIAKEPPTVEEDPEWSPEDVRYSVVRYLASPIPNANGPHVSDPRSGEILESDINWYHNVMTLLRNWYFVQTAAINPDARGVSFDDDIMGRLIRFVSSHEVGHTLGLPHNMGSSVAYPVDSLRSKSFTKKYGTAPSIMDYARFNYIAQPGDEGVALMPDIGVYDKYAIQWGYKPILNTTAEEEKRTLDKWIMAHAGDPLYRFGHQQVGDIVDPSSQTEDLGDDAMKAGEYGIANLKRIVPKLIEWTAEDGKNYEDLDKLYGQVFSQFNRYMGHVSNNIGGVYENHKTYDQEGAVYTAVPKAHQQNAMAFLHEQLFETPMWMLDQNILDRTEYSGFLEQMRSMQVRTLNNVLSLGKMARLIENETMNKTEAYSLAQMMSELRKGIWSESKNGKSVDTYRRNLQKAHIDRLEYLLTADNQAKASDFGGYRKSTVVNTSQSDIRTMARAELNILKRDINNVRNRTSDTMTKYHYDDVYMRISHILDPK, encoded by the coding sequence ATGAATAAGAAATTACTATTTAAACTATTCCTATTATTTTGCATTTTTGGCTTCCAAAGCGCCGATGCTCAGATTTTTAAAAAGAAGAAAAAGGATACCGAAAAAGAAGCTGATAAAACTTCTAAAGATAAAATTCAACCCTACGACAAAGTCATAACTAAAGAAGCTGTTAGCGACAACGGGCTTTTTACTACCCACGTTGTTGACGAGAATCATTTTTTTGAAATCCCAGATACTTTATTCAATAAAGAAATGCTAATGGTAAGTCGCATCTCTAAAACTGCATCGGGCATTGGATTTGGTGGTGGAAAAATCAACACTCAGGTTTTAAGATGGGAAAAGAAAGACAAAAAAGTTTTGTTACGAGTAGTATCCCACGATGTAGTTGCGGCAGATTCATTACCTGTTCACGAAGCTGTAGTCAATTCTAACTTTGAACCTGTACTTTATTCATTTGAAATCAAGGCCTTAAAGAAAGATTCCTTAAATCCTGCCACTGTAATTGAAGTAAATGATATTTTCACGAAAGACACTAAGGCATTTGGCATGCCAGAGCAATACCGTAAACGATATAAAGTTTCTCGTTTAGATGAAGGAAAAGGCTACATAGAGTCCATAAAAAGTTATCCTTTAAACGTTGAAATACGCCATGTAAAAACGTATGTAGCTGGCGATGCCCCAAGTAATCAAACTTTAGGTTCCATTTCTATTGAAATAAATAATTCAATGGTTTTATTACCTAAAGAACCTATGAAACGGCGCTATTTTGACGAACGCGTTGGTTGGTTTGCAAGAGGCCAAATAGATTACGGCTTAGATGCCCAAGAAAGTAAGACCATTAAATTTTTAGATAGATGGCGTTTAGAAGTTAAAGACGAGGACATTGAAAAATATAACAATGGCGAATTGGTTGAGCCTAAAAAACAGATTGTTTATTATGTAGACAGGGCTACTCCTAAAAAATGGTTGCCATTTATAAAACAAGGTATAGAAGATTGGCAAGTGGCTTTTGAGGCTGCTGGTTTTAAAAATGCAATTATAGCAAAAGAACCACCGACGGTAGAAGAAGACCCGGAGTGGTCTCCTGAAGATGTACGTTATTCTGTGGTGCGCTATTTGGCCTCACCAATACCCAATGCCAATGGGCCTCATGTAAGTGACCCCAGAAGTGGTGAAATATTAGAGTCCGATATTAACTGGTACCATAATGTAATGACATTGTTAAGAAACTGGTATTTTGTTCAAACGGCGGCCATTAATCCAGATGCTAGAGGGGTTTCTTTTGATGATGACATTATGGGACGTTTAATACGTTTTGTTTCATCTCATGAAGTAGGACATACGTTAGGCCTACCACATAACATGGGAAGTAGTGTTGCTTATCCTGTAGATTCTCTTCGTTCTAAATCCTTTACAAAAAAATATGGCACGGCGCCATCTATTATGGATTATGCGCGTTTTAACTATATAGCACAACCTGGTGACGAAGGTGTTGCACTTATGCCAGATATAGGTGTTTACGACAAATATGCAATTCAATGGGGCTACAAACCAATTCTAAATACTACTGCTGAAGAAGAAAAAAGGACATTAGATAAATGGATAATGGCTCATGCCGGTGACCCACTATACCGTTTTGGCCATCAACAAGTAGGTGATATCGTGGATCCAAGTTCACAAACCGAAGATTTAGGGGACGATGCCATGAAAGCTGGAGAATACGGTATTGCCAACTTAAAAAGAATTGTTCCTAAACTTATAGAATGGACTGCTGAAGATGGTAAAAATTACGAAGATCTAGACAAGCTATACGGACAAGTGTTTTCCCAATTCAATAGATATATGGGTCATGTATCTAATAATATTGGAGGTGTTTATGAAAATCATAAAACCTATGACCAAGAAGGTGCCGTTTATACGGCAGTACCAAAAGCACATCAACAAAATGCGATGGCTTTTCTTCACGAACAGCTATTTGAAACCCCAATGTGGATGCTAGACCAGAATATTTTGGATCGCACTGAATACTCTGGTTTTTTAGAGCAAATGCGTTCTATGCAAGTACGTACATTAAATAATGTACTGAGTTTGGGAAAAATGGCGCGCCTAATAGAAAATGAAACTATGAATAAGACCGAAGCATATTCTCTTGCACAAATGATGAGCGAATTAAGAAAAGGAATTTGGTCTGAATCTAAAAACGGGAAATCTGTTGACACTTATAGAAGAAACTTGCAAAAAGCACATATTGATCGTTTAGAATATTTGTTAACTGCAGATAACCAAGCTAAAGCATCCGATTTTGGTGGCTACAGAAAATCAACAGTTGTCAACACTAGCCAATCTGATATTAGGACCATGGCAAGAGCCGAATTAAACATATTAAAAAGAGATATCAACAATGTTAGAAACCGTACTTCCGATACCATGACAAAATATCATTATGACGATGTATATATGCGCATTAGCCACATTTTAGACCCAAAATAG